In one window of Coraliomargarita sinensis DNA:
- a CDS encoding ATP-binding cassette domain-containing protein, whose amino-acid sequence MLSCKELSVDVGPNGPRILDRATAQFKGGALNAVIGPSGCGKTTLVKAMLGILPSEGEVSYAGERIYKSSDLQGMLSFAPQFSIAHERLTVNEALQYALDLCVRDGVVKAKRIEEILKRIGLDEHRTKKVGDLSGGQLRRLGLGLELVGDPQCMVCDEVTSGLDPKSEDQILEVLQRLRDEQEKTFICIIHNLAKLEEFDWITVVYEGVVIFQGELEALNRYFDIPDALHLYDKLNEHDIEYWRERWKGSDTDVAVHSEIAAVKAPPPPGPIAQTWTLLLRRALLFKRDRGYWLLTLGITIGFPLLVTIFAWDGIPQLRGLSMDSSAGFMERASEDLRYRIDAMEMASLVTGLILFQVILLTLMGSNNGAREIAGERQLYEKERFAGLSAGAYASSKLIFASSVAILQGLWMMLFVRYICEFPGVASLQAGVLVLCCVSMTAICLGFSAIFDSADKASLLSVYLVGFQLPLSGIVLALPEALVWVCRPFINAYWGWGGYFSSMLETRLYDAYRLESSEWIPSAGLSLAVLGLHFVLGAVMVFWGCQQKRWN is encoded by the coding sequence ATGCTATCCTGCAAAGAATTATCGGTTGATGTCGGACCCAACGGGCCGCGTATTTTGGATCGTGCGACGGCGCAATTTAAAGGCGGCGCCCTGAATGCAGTCATTGGCCCCTCCGGTTGTGGCAAGACCACTTTGGTCAAGGCCATGCTGGGGATTCTGCCGAGTGAGGGAGAAGTCAGTTATGCCGGGGAGCGAATCTACAAAAGCTCGGATCTTCAGGGGATGCTCTCATTCGCGCCCCAGTTCAGCATCGCCCACGAGCGGCTGACCGTCAACGAGGCCCTGCAGTATGCGCTCGACCTGTGTGTGAGGGACGGCGTGGTCAAGGCGAAGCGAATCGAGGAGATTCTCAAGCGGATTGGTCTGGATGAGCACCGTACCAAAAAGGTGGGCGATCTCAGTGGCGGTCAACTACGCCGGCTTGGGCTGGGGCTCGAACTGGTGGGGGACCCACAATGCATGGTTTGCGACGAAGTGACCAGTGGCCTCGATCCGAAATCCGAAGACCAGATTCTGGAAGTGCTGCAGCGTTTGAGGGATGAGCAGGAAAAAACCTTCATTTGTATCATCCACAATCTGGCCAAGCTGGAGGAATTCGACTGGATTACGGTGGTTTACGAAGGTGTCGTGATTTTTCAGGGTGAGTTGGAAGCGCTGAATCGTTATTTTGATATCCCCGACGCGCTCCACCTTTATGATAAACTCAACGAGCACGATATTGAATATTGGCGTGAGCGTTGGAAGGGTTCGGATACGGATGTCGCCGTACACTCCGAAATTGCGGCGGTAAAGGCCCCGCCGCCCCCGGGGCCCATTGCCCAGACCTGGACCTTATTGCTTCGACGCGCGCTTCTCTTTAAACGCGACCGCGGGTATTGGTTGCTCACCTTGGGGATCACAATCGGTTTCCCTTTACTGGTAACGATTTTTGCCTGGGACGGCATTCCGCAGCTCCGAGGCCTTTCGATGGATTCCTCGGCCGGCTTTATGGAACGGGCCAGTGAAGATTTACGGTATCGGATTGATGCCATGGAAATGGCTTCGCTGGTGACCGGGTTGATTCTCTTTCAGGTCATCCTGCTCACCTTGATGGGGAGCAATAATGGTGCCCGGGAAATTGCCGGAGAGCGTCAGCTGTATGAAAAAGAACGCTTCGCGGGGTTGAGTGCGGGGGCTTATGCCAGCAGCAAGCTGATATTCGCCTCATCCGTGGCCATTCTTCAGGGGCTTTGGATGATGCTGTTTGTCAGGTATATCTGTGAATTCCCCGGAGTGGCTTCCTTGCAGGCCGGTGTCCTGGTTTTGTGCTGTGTCTCCATGACGGCGATTTGTCTCGGATTTTCCGCTATTTTTGATTCCGCGGACAAGGCATCGCTGCTTTCGGTCTATCTGGTTGGCTTCCAGTTGCCGCTCTCCGGAATTGTACTGGCTTTGCCCGAGGCCTTGGTCTGGGTCTGCCGACCTTTCATCAATGCTTACTGGGGCTGGGGGGGGTATTTCAGCTCTATGCTGGAAACTCGATTGTATGATGCGTATCGACTGGAATCCAGTGAATGGATCCCATCCGCAGGCTTATCTCTTGCGGTCCTCGGCCTGCATTTTGTTCTCGGAGCAGTTATGGTCTTTTGGGGTTGCCAGCAAAAACGCTGGAACTAA
- the trxB gene encoding thioredoxin-disulfide reductase produces MEDVIILGTGCAGLTAAIYTGRAQLNPLVLEGTQPGGQLTTTSEVENFPGFPEGIDGFMMMDNLRKQAARFGARYEHARIDKVEIEGETKKLYAGDKVFEAKTVIVATGARPRLLGIPGEQEMYGGKGVTTCATCDGAFYRDMEVVVVGGGDSACEEALFLTRFCSKVTLIHRRDELRASQIMADRATSHEKIEMAWNSVPVEVLADDKGLAKGVRVKDVNSGEEREIPCKGVFIAIGHIPNTDFVEGVLELDGDGYIVPEAGSQVKTKYEGFYAAGDCVDHVYRQAITAAGMGCQAAIEAERWLAENG; encoded by the coding sequence ATGGAAGACGTTATTATACTCGGCACCGGTTGTGCCGGACTTACCGCTGCAATTTACACGGGCCGCGCCCAGCTGAATCCTCTCGTGCTTGAGGGCACCCAGCCGGGTGGTCAGTTGACGACGACTTCGGAAGTGGAGAATTTTCCCGGTTTTCCGGAGGGGATCGACGGCTTCATGATGATGGATAATCTGCGTAAGCAGGCTGCCAGATTTGGCGCACGCTACGAGCATGCAAGAATCGATAAGGTCGAGATCGAAGGGGAGACGAAGAAGCTCTACGCGGGGGATAAGGTATTTGAGGCCAAAACAGTCATCGTGGCGACCGGCGCGCGCCCACGCCTGCTCGGCATTCCCGGGGAGCAGGAAATGTACGGGGGCAAAGGAGTGACCACCTGTGCGACCTGTGATGGCGCCTTTTACCGCGATATGGAAGTCGTGGTTGTCGGCGGTGGCGACTCGGCTTGTGAAGAAGCGCTTTTTCTCACCCGTTTCTGCTCGAAAGTGACGTTGATTCATCGCCGTGATGAGCTGCGGGCTTCCCAGATCATGGCGGACCGGGCGACGTCGCATGAAAAGATCGAGATGGCCTGGAATTCGGTTCCGGTCGAGGTCCTGGCAGATGATAAGGGCCTGGCCAAGGGAGTTCGGGTCAAAGATGTCAACTCCGGCGAAGAGCGGGAAATCCCATGTAAGGGGGTCTTTATCGCGATCGGCCATATTCCAAACACGGATTTTGTCGAGGGCGTCCTCGAACTTGACGGCGACGGCTACATCGTTCCCGAGGCGGGAAGTCAGGTGAAGACCAAGTACGAGGGCTTTTATGCGGCCGGTGACTGCGTGGACCATGTTTACCGCCAGGCGATCACAGCGGCGGGGATGGGCTGTCAGGCGGCAATCGAGGCCGAACGCTGGCTGGCGGAGAACGGGTGA
- the pdxH gene encoding pyridoxamine 5'-phosphate oxidase, whose translation MDLSELRQSYTKGSFSEQDLLASPFEQFEKWFQQAMDSQLEEPNAMCLATVSKDGQPSTRIVLLKDFSDKGMTFYTNYESRKSVEIEATGKVAANFLWLPLQRQVNVTGRVERVSKSESLKYFLSRPFGSQLGAWTSPQSKVITSRSVLETKLDQMKRKFAEGKVPLPDHWGGYRIVPDSFEFWQGRPNRLHDRFVYRKDEASQWFTERLAP comes from the coding sequence ATGGACCTCTCCGAACTCAGGCAAAGTTATACCAAGGGCAGCTTTTCCGAACAGGATTTGCTGGCTTCACCCTTTGAACAATTTGAGAAATGGTTCCAACAGGCGATGGACTCCCAGTTGGAGGAGCCCAATGCCATGTGCCTGGCCACGGTCTCCAAGGACGGTCAGCCAAGTACGCGGATTGTTCTTTTGAAGGATTTCTCCGACAAGGGGATGACTTTTTACACCAATTACGAAAGCCGCAAGTCGGTAGAGATCGAAGCAACGGGCAAGGTGGCCGCAAATTTCCTGTGGTTGCCACTGCAGCGTCAGGTCAATGTGACGGGGCGGGTCGAGCGTGTTTCCAAGTCTGAATCCCTCAAATATTTTCTCAGTCGTCCTTTCGGTAGCCAGTTGGGCGCCTGGACTTCGCCGCAGAGCAAAGTGATCACCTCGCGGTCGGTATTAGAGACGAAACTGGACCAGATGAAGCGAAAGTTCGCCGAAGGAAAGGTGCCGCTGCCGGATCACTGGGGCGGGTATCGCATTGTCCCGGATAGCTTCGAGTTTTGGCAGGGGCGCCCGAATCGATTGCACGATCGTTTTGTTTATCGCAAAGACGAAGCTAGTCAGTGGTTCACTGAGCGCTTGGCACCGTAA
- a CDS encoding CTP synthase, whose product MKYIFVTGGVVSSLGKGLTSAAIGALLEQRGLKVRLQKFDPYLNVDPGTMSPFQHGEVYVLNDGAETDLDLGHYERFTSGELSRFNNLTSGQVYETVLQKERRGDYLGATVQVIPHVTNEIKDRIYKGAGDDVDILITELGGTIGDIEGLPFLEAMRQFALEVGHKDVLFLHCTLLPYLKAAGELKTKPSQQSVAKLREIGIQPDILVCRTEEPMTNEMRQKLSLFCNVPVKAVIEEMDVETSIYELPLALKSENVDDLIVEHLSLNAPDNDMQVWHDVVRRLKAPSHKVEIGVVGKYIELQDAYKSVYESIIHAGIANDSAVRIVRLDAEEIEANPEKHLASLDGILIPGGFGDRGTEGKIAAAKYARENGTPYFGLCLGMQIAVIEYARHVAGLEEANSTEFNADTPHPVIDIMEDQKDLTTKGGNMRLGACPCHLEEDSFSFDAYGVPDIHERHRHRYEFNNRYREQLKESGLRIAGINPERDLVEIVEIPEHPWYVGVQFHPEFQSKPNAAHPLFANFIAAALKYKK is encoded by the coding sequence ATGAAATATATCTTCGTCACCGGTGGCGTCGTTTCCTCGCTCGGAAAGGGGCTAACTTCCGCCGCGATTGGTGCTCTCCTGGAGCAGCGTGGCCTGAAGGTCCGCTTGCAGAAATTCGACCCGTATCTGAATGTGGACCCCGGTACGATGAGTCCATTCCAGCATGGCGAGGTCTATGTCCTTAACGACGGCGCGGAGACCGACCTCGATCTCGGCCACTACGAACGCTTCACTTCGGGAGAACTCAGCCGCTTCAACAATCTCACGTCCGGTCAGGTCTACGAAACAGTCCTGCAAAAGGAACGCCGGGGCGACTATCTCGGTGCCACTGTTCAAGTGATCCCGCACGTCACGAATGAGATCAAGGACCGCATCTACAAGGGAGCCGGCGACGATGTGGACATCCTCATCACCGAACTCGGTGGCACGATTGGCGACATCGAAGGCCTCCCCTTCCTTGAAGCCATGCGCCAATTCGCACTTGAAGTCGGGCACAAGGACGTGCTCTTCCTGCATTGCACCTTACTCCCCTACCTCAAAGCTGCCGGTGAACTGAAGACCAAGCCCAGCCAGCAAAGCGTGGCCAAGCTTCGGGAAATCGGTATTCAACCGGACATTCTCGTCTGCCGGACCGAAGAACCGATGACCAATGAGATGCGGCAGAAACTCTCCCTTTTCTGTAATGTCCCGGTAAAGGCCGTGATCGAGGAAATGGACGTCGAGACTTCGATCTACGAACTGCCGCTGGCGCTGAAGTCAGAGAACGTCGACGATCTCATCGTGGAACACCTCAGCCTGAACGCACCCGACAATGACATGCAGGTGTGGCACGACGTGGTGCGTCGCCTGAAGGCACCGAGTCACAAGGTCGAGATCGGCGTTGTCGGAAAATACATCGAACTACAGGACGCCTACAAATCCGTTTATGAATCGATCATCCATGCCGGCATCGCCAACGACTCCGCCGTGCGCATTGTCCGCTTGGATGCCGAGGAGATTGAGGCAAATCCGGAAAAGCATCTGGCCTCTCTCGACGGCATACTCATCCCTGGAGGTTTTGGAGACCGCGGCACCGAGGGAAAAATCGCTGCGGCAAAGTACGCCCGCGAGAACGGGACCCCCTACTTCGGTCTCTGCCTGGGCATGCAAATCGCGGTGATCGAATATGCGCGCCACGTTGCCGGATTGGAAGAAGCCAACAGCACCGAATTTAACGCGGACACTCCACATCCCGTGATCGACATCATGGAGGACCAGAAGGACCTCACGACCAAGGGTGGGAATATGCGCCTGGGCGCCTGTCCCTGTCACCTGGAAGAGGACAGCTTCAGCTTTGATGCCTACGGCGTGCCGGATATTCATGAGCGCCACCGCCACCGCTACGAGTTCAACAATAGATACCGTGAACAACTGAAAGAGAGCGGTTTACGCATCGCCGGAATCAACCCCGAACGTGATCTGGTTGAAATCGTGGAAATTCCCGAGCACCCCTGGTATGTGGGCGTGCAATTCCACCCGGAATTCCAATCCAAGCCCAACGCCGCGCATCCCCTGTTTGCCAACTTCATCGCCGCGGCACTGAAGTATAAGAAATAA
- a CDS encoding succinate dehydrogenase cytochrome b subunit, whose amino-acid sequence MSSPLCKFVQSTIGRKILMALTGLVLVLFVMGHMLGNLQIFLGAEVINAYAYKLHHVMPTAALWAIRLFLLASVAVHIWAAISLTLDNKKARPSNYAENRRVQATYASRTMRISGFILLAFIIFHIAHYTARVVPGMLYDESIENSVTQVPLVKGGEIVQKNGHDVMTFNVNDMMVAGFQVWWVSAFYIIATGLLCMHLAHGVSSMFQTLGLRNKEWRKRLNLVAVAYGWIVFIGFAVIPLAALTGLLKMDPTGGLDGTVATITENLQK is encoded by the coding sequence ATGAGTTCTCCACTTTGTAAATTCGTCCAATCCACGATTGGGAGAAAAATTCTCATGGCTCTGACCGGGCTGGTACTCGTCCTTTTCGTGATGGGCCACATGCTCGGAAACTTGCAGATCTTTCTGGGTGCGGAGGTTATCAATGCCTACGCTTACAAGCTGCATCACGTGATGCCGACAGCGGCCCTATGGGCCATCAGGCTTTTCCTGCTTGCCAGTGTTGCCGTCCATATCTGGGCAGCGATATCCTTGACACTGGATAACAAGAAGGCGCGTCCATCGAATTATGCAGAAAATCGCAGGGTCCAGGCGACCTACGCTTCACGTACCATGCGGATCAGCGGCTTCATCTTGTTGGCGTTTATCATTTTTCACATCGCGCATTACACGGCACGCGTGGTTCCGGGAATGCTTTACGATGAGAGTATCGAGAACTCCGTCACGCAAGTGCCCTTGGTGAAGGGTGGTGAGATTGTTCAGAAAAACGGCCATGACGTCATGACCTTCAACGTTAACGATATGATGGTCGCCGGCTTCCAGGTTTGGTGGGTGTCCGCATTTTACATTATCGCGACAGGCCTACTCTGCATGCATTTGGCCCACGGGGTCAGCAGCATGTTCCAAACCCTTGGGCTGCGAAATAAGGAGTGGCGCAAGCGCCTGAATCTCGTGGCCGTGGCTTACGGCTGGATCGTTTTTATCGGTTTTGCGGTCATCCCACTTGCAGCGTTGACCGGTTTGCTTAAGATGGATCCCACCGGCGGGCTCGACGGCACCGTTGCCACAATCACTGAGAATTTACAAAAATAG
- a CDS encoding fumarate reductase/succinate dehydrogenase flavoprotein subunit: MNLDAKIPEGPIAEKWSSHKFKMKLVNPANRRKYHVIVVGSGLAGGAAAASLAEQGYNVSCFCYQDSPRRAHSIAAQGGINAAKNYQNDGDSVYRLFYDTVKGGDYRAREANVYRLAEVSADIIDQCVASGVPFAREYGGQLANRSFGGAQVSRTFYARGQTGQQLLLGAYASLSRQIGLGKVKMYNRHEMLDVVKVDGHAKGIIVRNMVTGEISRHAGDCVVLATGGYGNVFFLSTNAQGCNVTAAYRAHKRGAGFANPCYTQIHPTCIPVHGDQQSKLTLMSESLRNDGRVWAPKSPETAKKIRAGELAANDVPEDERDYYLERKYPSFGNLAPRDISSRAAKEACDEGRGIASTGLGVYLDFRDAIKRDGQKAIEERYGNLFEMYQCITGDNPYEVPMMIFPAVHYTMGGLWVDYNLQSTIPGMFVGGEANFSDHGANRLGASALMQGLADGYFVLPYTVGNYLGEQGVAAAGQVSTDHPAFAEVEADVKARIDKLMSINGNESPRSFHKRLGHIIWEKCGMARSKEGLEEAIREIQALRKEFWENVRVVGDADGINPELEKAGRVADFMEFGELLCRDALMREESCGGHFRVEHQTDDGEAMRNDEDFAFVGVWEYLGDDQEPKLHREPLIYENVKLATRSYK; this comes from the coding sequence ATGAATCTGGATGCTAAAATACCCGAGGGTCCGATCGCGGAAAAGTGGTCGAGCCATAAGTTTAAAATGAAGCTGGTCAATCCGGCTAACCGCCGGAAGTACCACGTCATCGTGGTGGGCTCCGGCCTCGCCGGTGGCGCGGCTGCCGCCAGTCTGGCTGAGCAGGGTTACAATGTTTCCTGCTTTTGTTACCAGGACAGTCCCCGCCGCGCGCACAGCATTGCGGCACAGGGCGGGATTAACGCGGCCAAGAACTATCAGAATGACGGCGACAGTGTTTACCGCCTGTTTTATGATACGGTTAAAGGCGGCGACTATCGCGCCCGTGAGGCCAACGTTTACCGCCTGGCGGAAGTCAGCGCCGATATCATCGACCAGTGTGTGGCGTCCGGCGTACCTTTTGCCCGTGAATATGGCGGTCAACTGGCCAACCGATCCTTTGGCGGTGCCCAGGTTTCCAGAACTTTCTACGCCCGCGGGCAAACCGGACAGCAGCTCCTTCTGGGGGCTTATGCTTCGCTCAGCCGTCAAATCGGTCTTGGTAAGGTCAAGATGTATAACCGCCACGAAATGCTGGATGTGGTCAAGGTCGACGGGCATGCCAAAGGTATTATTGTCCGGAACATGGTGACGGGTGAGATCTCCCGACACGCCGGTGATTGCGTTGTCTTGGCTACCGGAGGTTACGGCAATGTGTTCTTCCTTTCGACCAATGCGCAGGGGTGCAATGTAACGGCAGCTTACCGCGCTCACAAGCGCGGTGCCGGTTTCGCCAACCCTTGCTACACGCAAATTCATCCGACCTGCATTCCCGTTCACGGCGATCAGCAGTCGAAGCTGACGCTGATGTCCGAGTCGCTCCGAAATGACGGCCGCGTCTGGGCACCCAAGTCGCCGGAGACGGCCAAGAAAATACGTGCCGGTGAGCTGGCTGCGAACGACGTGCCGGAGGATGAGCGCGATTACTATCTGGAACGGAAGTATCCGAGTTTCGGTAACCTGGCTCCGCGTGATATCTCGTCCCGTGCGGCCAAGGAAGCTTGTGATGAGGGCCGCGGTATCGCTTCGACCGGACTGGGGGTCTATCTCGACTTCCGCGACGCCATTAAGCGGGACGGCCAAAAAGCGATTGAAGAACGCTACGGTAATCTTTTTGAGATGTATCAATGCATCACCGGCGACAATCCTTATGAGGTGCCGATGATGATCTTCCCGGCCGTCCACTACACCATGGGCGGTCTTTGGGTGGACTACAACTTGCAGAGCACCATCCCCGGCATGTTCGTGGGAGGTGAGGCGAATTTCTCCGATCACGGTGCGAACCGTCTCGGGGCGTCCGCTCTTATGCAAGGCCTGGCGGATGGCTATTTTGTCCTGCCTTACACTGTAGGGAATTACCTTGGCGAACAGGGCGTGGCCGCCGCAGGTCAGGTTTCGACCGACCACCCGGCCTTTGCTGAAGTCGAAGCTGATGTAAAAGCCCGGATCGATAAACTCATGTCAATTAACGGTAATGAGTCTCCACGTTCATTCCATAAACGACTGGGGCACATCATCTGGGAAAAGTGCGGCATGGCCCGAAGCAAGGAAGGTCTGGAAGAAGCGATCCGCGAGATTCAGGCCCTGCGCAAGGAATTCTGGGAAAACGTTCGCGTCGTGGGTGACGCCGACGGCATCAACCCCGAACTGGAAAAAGCCGGGCGTGTGGCCGATTTCATGGAGTTTGGAGAGCTTTTGTGCCGCGACGCGCTGATGCGTGAAGAGTCTTGTGGTGGTCACTTCCGGGTGGAGCACCAGACGGATGACGGCGAGGCCATGCGAAACGACGAAGACTTTGCCTTTGTTGGTGTCTGGGAATATCTCGGTGACGATCAGGAGCCGAAGCTGCACCGTGAACCGTTGATTTACGAAAACGTCAAGCT